One Legionella lansingensis genomic region harbors:
- a CDS encoding PTS sugar transporter subunit IIA, giving the protein MLLKISQLISNSYPELDAQQLFDAYWRRENLGSTTIGQGVTIPHIRTGNISTAKACVLKLLNPIDFGAEDKQPVDLVIALVVPEDKIDEHLQLLRTIIKQFSDAPFREQCRHTASDEHLYKLLIGRSIGMELA; this is encoded by the coding sequence GTGCTTTTGAAAATTAGTCAATTAATTAGCAATAGTTACCCAGAGCTTGATGCGCAGCAACTATTTGATGCCTATTGGAGAAGAGAAAACTTAGGAAGCACCACCATTGGGCAGGGAGTTACTATCCCCCATATTCGCACTGGTAATATTAGCACAGCTAAAGCCTGTGTGCTTAAATTATTAAATCCTATTGATTTCGGAGCTGAAGATAAACAACCTGTGGATTTGGTCATTGCCCTTGTGGTGCCAGAGGATAAAATTGATGAACATTTGCAATTATTACGCACCATTATCAAGCAATTTAGTGACGCACCCTTTCGCGAGCAATGCCGCCATACCGCTTCTGATGAACACCTCTATAAACTATTGATAGGACGTTCGATAGGAATGGAATTAGCCTAG
- a CDS encoding DUF3579 domain-containing protein codes for MTDSKSKKIVIEGITEQGKPFRPSDWAERMSGTLASFKNRRIHYSPLLQPSINSDGFKCVLLDPKLKESSPQVYQTILDFAKANNLKICGEDD; via the coding sequence ATGACCGACTCGAAGAGTAAAAAAATTGTCATCGAAGGGATTACGGAACAAGGTAAACCTTTCCGCCCAAGCGATTGGGCAGAACGGATGAGCGGCACCTTAGCAAGTTTCAAAAACAGACGTATTCACTACTCCCCTCTTTTACAACCAAGTATTAACAGCGATGGCTTTAAATGCGTTTTACTTGACCCAAAACTCAAAGAATCAAGCCCACAGGTCTACCAAACTATTCTTGATTTCGCGAAGGCTAATAATCTTAAGATTTGCGGTGAGGATGATTAA
- a CDS encoding HPr family phosphocarrier protein yields MIRTKVTIINKLGLHARASAKFVSTTSRFQSHIDIIKDTQTINGKSIMGVMMLAANKGTELTLQIEGPDEVEMERAIVNLINDRFGEVE; encoded by the coding sequence ATGATTAGAACTAAAGTTACAATTATCAATAAATTGGGTTTGCACGCTCGAGCTTCTGCGAAATTTGTCTCAACCACATCGAGATTTCAAAGCCACATTGATATCATCAAAGACACTCAAACCATCAATGGAAAAAGCATCATGGGGGTGATGATGCTCGCCGCCAATAAAGGGACAGAATTAACGCTACAGATCGAAGGTCCTGATGAAGTTGAAATGGAACGAGCCATTGTTAATTTAATCAATGATCGTTTTGGTGAAGTGGAGTAA
- the pssA gene encoding CDP-diacylglycerol--serine O-phosphatidyltransferase yields MDQKESHSGIYLLPNLFTTASLFAAFYSIVASLKAQYEVAVIAIFIGMLADGLDGRIARLTKTQTAFGAQYDSLSDMVTFGVAPALLLYSWNLHKLGKVGWLVAFIYTAAVALRLARFNVQVETADKRYFQGLACPPSAAIVSALVWFCYQNDLNHYLVAVVTAIIAIFAAILMVSNVRYYSFKEIDFKGKVPFLYLLVMVILFVAIAANPSVVLFTGFVIYALSGPVQTLFALRRLRKQRKRSINENHKG; encoded by the coding sequence GTGGATCAAAAAGAGAGTCATTCCGGGATTTATTTGCTGCCGAACTTATTTACTACAGCTAGTTTGTTTGCTGCATTTTATTCAATTGTCGCCTCCCTAAAAGCGCAATATGAGGTAGCGGTCATCGCTATCTTTATTGGTATGCTTGCTGATGGTCTTGATGGTCGGATCGCGCGTTTAACGAAGACGCAGACTGCCTTTGGAGCACAGTATGATAGCTTATCAGATATGGTTACCTTTGGAGTGGCACCAGCCTTATTATTATATAGCTGGAATCTCCACAAGCTAGGCAAAGTGGGATGGTTAGTTGCCTTTATATACACCGCTGCTGTTGCTTTGCGCTTAGCCCGTTTTAATGTCCAGGTTGAAACGGCAGATAAACGGTATTTCCAAGGCTTGGCTTGCCCACCTTCTGCTGCTATTGTCTCAGCACTTGTGTGGTTTTGTTATCAAAATGATCTAAATCATTACCTTGTAGCCGTTGTTACAGCCATTATCGCCATATTTGCTGCGATTCTCATGGTCAGTAATGTTCGCTACTATAGTTTTAAGGAAATTGATTTTAAAGGTAAAGTACCTTTTCTTTACCTTTTGGTTATGGTGATATTATTTGTTGCCATCGCGGCAAATCCTTCCGTTGTCTTATTTACTGGTTTTGTTATATATGCTTTATCGGGACCGGTACAAACACTGTTTGCTTTACGACGGCTGCGTAAACAACGCAAGCGTTCAATCAATGAGAATCATAAAGGGTAA
- a CDS encoding ferredoxin--NADP reductase: protein MQIKTFQITLEETFMLSPKVKHFIFRTEQSPPFHYLPGQFITIHFERNEKILKRSYSIANVPSQDNRIEFAAGYVEGGPGTELLFNLKPGDHLDITGPFGRLILKDELPKRYILVATSTGVTPYRAMIEELKRRLQNNPELKVVILQGVQKHEEILYPEEFLIFAQEYPQVTFRAHLSRQTTNLQHYEHHGYVQLAFPDLSLDPANDVVYLCGNPGMIDESFSYLKEQGFSMQQIIREKYISGK, encoded by the coding sequence ATGCAAATTAAAACCTTTCAAATTACTCTAGAAGAGACCTTTATGCTCTCTCCGAAAGTAAAACACTTTATTTTTCGGACAGAACAGTCTCCTCCTTTTCATTATCTCCCGGGACAATTTATTACCATTCATTTTGAACGAAATGAAAAAATACTTAAACGAAGCTACAGTATCGCTAATGTGCCTTCCCAAGACAATCGCATTGAATTTGCAGCAGGTTATGTCGAAGGCGGTCCAGGAACGGAGTTACTTTTTAATTTAAAACCGGGTGATCATCTTGATATTACTGGCCCCTTTGGTCGCTTGATCTTAAAAGACGAATTGCCTAAGCGCTATATTTTGGTAGCTACAAGTACTGGCGTCACACCCTATCGTGCTATGATAGAAGAATTGAAACGTCGTTTGCAAAATAATCCAGAATTGAAGGTGGTTATCTTACAAGGTGTGCAAAAGCATGAAGAAATTCTATACCCCGAAGAGTTCCTTATTTTTGCACAAGAATACCCCCAAGTTACTTTCCGCGCTCATTTAAGCCGCCAAACTACAAATTTACAACATTATGAACATCACGGTTATGTACAGCTTGCCTTCCCTGATCTTTCCTTGGATCCGGCAAATGATGTAGTTTATTTATGCGGGAATCCCGGTATGATCGATGAGTCTTTCAGTTATTTGAAGGAACAAGGCTTTAGCATGCAACAAATTATTCGAGAAAAATACATATCAGGCAAATAG
- a CDS encoding ADP-ribosylation factor GTPase-activating family protein, protein MTASNKCAKEHQKPNYLYQLAKNTDAAGRELAKKFYFHSLCVAIDSGKLSVSMIRYSFDVFLADSDLAAKAMQEWLKTTIGITTTASSALALITFSILANHWKTENSNLFKHYVAITWPYVRDSMKGFRNTYRGVSSYLTLLHLLNIQDLRQLTVPLALVLGGSSVLNRIWFRHMSERRQTILAEHKSLLADIQAMTVPTSEQIAAIRIKRNVEYGQMNIPALLSSACSGVIDGLNPYIGALTMLTLTQSMLMFITAFCAIYFLTYLTMRIYEEINLQRQLKNLQTEIEVTLCQKEINVILSKLVGAKEVPENLRNQLHQKRNFLIQNAQSLKKPEIPPFFTGIKNGLAAYKYIMLTISTFLFLSPIKFKPLSPTNRALLGTTALTTFLTHAFITSYKCQTKQEKNSSQTHKKKTARGKPTSPVRNTHAFWSTKIHHSQRYGKCTNKERLFLIHQQRPGHPI, encoded by the coding sequence GTGACTGCCTCTAACAAGTGCGCCAAAGAACATCAAAAACCTAACTATCTATATCAACTTGCTAAAAATACGGATGCTGCAGGCCGCGAACTCGCAAAAAAATTTTATTTTCACTCCCTTTGTGTGGCGATAGACAGTGGCAAACTGTCTGTGAGCATGATTAGATATTCTTTTGACGTCTTTCTTGCCGATAGTGATTTAGCTGCAAAAGCGATGCAAGAGTGGTTGAAAACCACTATTGGCATCACAACCACAGCGTCAAGTGCTCTTGCTCTTATCACTTTCTCGATACTCGCTAATCATTGGAAAACTGAGAATAGTAATCTTTTTAAACATTATGTAGCCATCACGTGGCCCTATGTTCGTGATTCAATGAAAGGCTTCAGAAATACCTATCGCGGTGTCAGCAGTTACCTCACTTTACTTCACTTGCTTAATATTCAAGATCTACGTCAGCTGACTGTTCCTCTTGCTTTAGTGCTAGGTGGTTCATCGGTGCTTAATCGCATATGGTTCCGACATATGTCTGAAAGACGCCAAACCATATTGGCAGAGCATAAAAGTCTACTTGCAGATATTCAGGCAATGACAGTACCAACATCAGAACAAATTGCCGCTATACGCATCAAGAGAAATGTAGAGTATGGGCAAATGAACATCCCCGCATTACTCTCCTCGGCGTGCAGCGGTGTAATTGATGGTCTTAATCCTTACATTGGCGCCCTGACAATGCTTACATTGACGCAATCCATGCTGATGTTCATAACAGCTTTTTGCGCGATTTACTTCCTCACCTATTTGACGATGCGCATTTATGAAGAAATCAATTTACAACGCCAGTTAAAGAATCTGCAAACAGAAATCGAGGTAACATTATGTCAAAAAGAAATTAACGTTATCCTTTCTAAATTAGTAGGGGCTAAAGAGGTCCCCGAAAACCTGCGCAACCAGCTTCACCAAAAAAGAAATTTTCTGATACAAAATGCTCAATCATTAAAGAAACCAGAGATACCACCCTTTTTTACTGGAATAAAAAATGGCTTAGCTGCTTACAAATATATCATGTTGACGATAAGCACCTTTCTATTCTTATCACCGATAAAATTCAAACCCCTATCGCCTACCAATCGCGCTCTTTTAGGAACAACAGCACTGACAACCTTTCTTACTCACGCGTTCATTACATCTTACAAATGCCAAACCAAACAGGAGAAAAATTCCAGTCAAACTCATAAGAAGAAAACAGCGCGAGGAAAACCAACTTCGCCAGTAAGAAACACTCATGCGTTTTGGTCAACTAAAATTCACCATTCGCAACGCTATGGTAAGTGCACTAACAAAGAAAGACTGTTTTTAATCCATCAGCAACGCCCAGGCCATCCTATATAA